The following are encoded in a window of Cervus canadensis isolate Bull #8, Minnesota chromosome 11, ASM1932006v1, whole genome shotgun sequence genomic DNA:
- the POU2AF1 gene encoding POU domain class 2-associating factor 1, whose amino-acid sequence MLWQKPTAPEQTPAPPRPYQGVRVKEPVKELLRRKRGHASSATSVTPTAVSVTPTAVMLPHQPLATYTAVGPSCLDMEVSASTVTEEGPLCAGWLSQPAPAALQPLAPWTPYTEYVSHEAVSCPYSADMYVQPVCPSYTVVGPSSVLTYASQPLITNVTTRSAAAPTVGPPLEGPEHQAPLTYFPWPQPLSTLPTSTLQYQPPAPALPGPQFVQLPISIPEPVLPDAEDPRRAIGSLTIDKLLLEEEDSDTYALNHTLSVEGF is encoded by the exons CCACAGCTCCAGAGCAAACCCCGGCCCCACCCCGGCCGTACCAGGGCGTGCGCGTGAAGGAGCCGGTGAAGGAGCTGCTGCGGAGGAAGCGGGGCCATGCCAGCAGCGCGACGTCGGTGACGCCGACTGCGGTGTCGGTGACGCCAACTGCG gTGATGCTGCCCCACCAGCCCCTGGCGACCTACACCGCAGTGG GTCCTTCCTGCCTTGACATGGAGGTCTCTGCCTCCACAGTGACGGAGGAGGGGCCCCTGTGCGCGGGCTGGCTCTCCCAGCCCGCCCCGGccgccctccagcccctggccccgTGGACGCCCTACACCGAGTACGTGTCCCACGAGGCTGTCAGCTGCCCCTACTCGGCTGACATGTATGTGCAGCCTGTGTGCCCCAGCTACACGGTCGTGGGGCCCTCCTCGGTGCTGACCTACGCCTCCCAGCCGCTCATCACCAATGTCACG ACGAGGAGTGCCGCTGCGCCCACCGTGGGGCCCCCTCTGGAGGGCCCCGAGCACCAGGCTCCCCTCACCTACTTCCCGTGGCCTCAGCCGCTGTCCACGCTGCCCACCTCCACCCTGCAATAccagcctccagccccagccctgcctgggccCCAGTTTGTCCAGCTCCCGATCTCCATCCCCGAGCCAGTCCTTCCGGACGCCGAGGACCCCAGGAGAGCCATCGGTTCCCTGACCATCGACAAGCTGCTTTTGGAGGAAGAAGATAGTGACACCTACGCGCTCAACCACACGCTCTCCGTGGAAGGCTTTTAG